Proteins co-encoded in one Deltaproteobacteria bacterium genomic window:
- a CDS encoding radical SAM protein, producing the protein MTTEAFWGSGVRLEPLAVLRSLKKTEFRFIPPDLPAHRAKTGLGNSWLFLLGYGADIQGHVRTDDFDFNDPFFRLSRFHSLFSNKARVTDPVEFLSRIHYRAVNYKRRAPTQALERLSLLSRAYLAIDTSCWMEKNCDFKLQWSYMSSWQKQAMLPILDAVRHLLGAFPTCAKPLDLPGLILFDRPDRVCNWRHFSRWIEFMDELFPEMQFLMTVGDQARILFPGRLLTKHCQIPKRPEPKEKKPARLSKGTILLLDVDSRLPNLALMKLSRYFKEQGKRVVLERHNAFRKGVEAVYASVVFYRPLSQARLKKLRQYYGDALLAGGSGVDVHKRLPAEVEKLPADYSLYPELGDCAIGFLTRGCPFHCPFCIVPAKEGKIRQVARLDELLQKGRQKLILLDDNILAHPEAGALLEEMASRRLKVNFNQTLDLRLLDQEKARLLKRVHCSNLRFTRRVYHFSLNDNRNLIEMGQKYQHLHFTGKDNVEFICMYGFNTTLADDLERFRFLRSLPGAYVFMQKYQPVPGGPPSQVTEFFDERADERIDELTRIIFTQNMKSMEKYYLWVSRQYAQTFGRPHQGLVDTIFRYNHRQERGRYLTTLAHS; encoded by the coding sequence ATGACCACTGAAGCCTTTTGGGGCAGCGGCGTCCGACTTGAACCATTGGCCGTCTTGCGAAGTTTGAAAAAAACAGAATTCCGCTTTATTCCTCCAGACCTGCCTGCCCATCGGGCTAAAACCGGTCTCGGCAACTCCTGGTTGTTTCTTCTGGGCTATGGAGCAGACATACAAGGCCATGTTCGGACCGATGATTTTGATTTCAATGATCCTTTTTTCCGTCTCAGCCGATTTCATTCACTGTTCTCCAACAAGGCCCGGGTAACTGATCCGGTCGAATTCCTGAGCAGAATACACTACCGGGCCGTCAACTATAAGCGCCGGGCACCGACCCAGGCACTGGAGCGTCTCTCTCTGTTATCCAGGGCCTATCTGGCCATAGACACCTCCTGTTGGATGGAAAAAAATTGCGATTTCAAGCTGCAATGGTCTTATATGTCATCATGGCAGAAGCAAGCAATGCTCCCGATTCTTGATGCGGTACGGCATCTGCTCGGGGCCTTTCCAACCTGTGCCAAGCCCTTAGATCTTCCGGGACTGATCCTGTTCGACCGCCCAGATCGAGTTTGCAACTGGAGACATTTCTCTCGTTGGATCGAATTTATGGATGAGCTGTTTCCTGAAATGCAATTTCTGATGACCGTGGGAGACCAGGCACGCATTCTCTTCCCCGGCCGGCTGCTGACCAAACACTGCCAGATCCCGAAAAGACCTGAGCCGAAGGAGAAAAAGCCTGCAAGATTATCGAAAGGGACCATCCTGCTCCTGGACGTGGACAGCCGGTTGCCAAACCTGGCACTTATGAAATTAAGCCGATACTTCAAAGAACAGGGAAAACGCGTGGTCCTGGAGCGGCACAACGCATTCCGGAAAGGAGTTGAAGCCGTTTATGCCAGCGTTGTCTTCTATCGGCCCCTCTCACAGGCCCGTCTGAAAAAACTAAGGCAGTATTACGGAGATGCACTCCTGGCCGGCGGTTCAGGTGTTGATGTTCATAAGCGTCTTCCGGCGGAGGTGGAAAAACTGCCGGCAGATTACAGCCTCTATCCGGAATTGGGAGATTGTGCGATCGGTTTCCTTACCCGCGGCTGCCCTTTTCACTGCCCTTTTTGCATCGTTCCCGCCAAGGAAGGCAAGATCCGCCAAGTCGCCCGTCTGGACGAGCTTCTGCAGAAGGGCAGACAAAAACTGATCCTCCTGGATGACAATATCCTGGCGCACCCTGAGGCCGGTGCGTTGCTCGAAGAAATGGCTTCGCGCCGGTTGAAGGTCAACTTTAACCAAACCCTGGATTTGCGTCTGCTGGATCAGGAGAAAGCCCGGTTGTTAAAACGTGTCCATTGTTCCAATCTTAGATTTACCCGCCGGGTCTATCACTTCAGTTTGAACGATAACCGTAACCTGATTGAAATGGGTCAAAAATATCAACACCTTCATTTTACCGGCAAAGACAATGTCGAATTCATTTGTATGTACGGATTTAATACCACGCTGGCTGATGATTTGGAACGATTTCGATTTTTACGTTCCCTGCCGGGTGCCTATGTATTCATGCAGAAATACCAGCCTGTTCCAGGCGGCCCGCCTTCTCAGGTGACAGAATTTTTTGACGAAAGGGCGGACGAACGGATCGACGAACTGACCCGTATTATTTTTACTCAAAATATGAAAAGTATGGAGAAGTACTACCTCTGGGTCAGCAGGCAGTATGCCCAAACCTTCGGCAGACCCCATCAGGGGCTTGTGGA